The Candidatus Eremiobacterota bacterium genome segment ACCGCCTGCGCGTCGCCGGCGCGCAAGCCGTCCTCGAGCGCGCGGCGGTGCTTCTTGCCGGTCTCGAGCGCCATCTCCAGCAGGTCGGCGATACCGTTCACGTCGTCCTCGAAGGCCTCTTCGAGGCGCGAGATGTCGAGGATCTCTTTATCCGGCAACGCCGACCCCGTTCGCGAAGCGTTCCACCGCCGCGCGCAGTGCGGCGAGCTGGACGGGTTTGGCGAGGTAGTCGTCCATCCCCGCGGCCAGGCACGCTTCACGATCGCCTTCCAGCGCGTTGGCGGTCATCGCGACGATCGGAACGTGTCCGCCGCGCGCGGCCTCGGCACGGCGAATCTCGCGCGTCGCCTCGAAGCCGTCGACCTCCGGCATCTGACAGTCCATCAGCACGACGTCGTACGCGCCGTGCGCGACCGCGTCGATCGCTTCGCGGCCGTCCGCGACCGCGTGCGCGCGATAGCCGAGCTTCTTGAGCTGCTGCAGCGCCAGCTTGCGGTTCACCGGATTGTCCTCGGCGACCAGGATGCTGATCGCGCCTTCTTCTCGCTCGTGTTCCAGCTTCGCGGCCGGCGCCGCGGCGGCGGCTTTTTCCGGCTCGACGCCCAGCGCGGCGGCGAGCGCGTCGCGCAGAACGCCTTGGCGAATCGGCTTGCGGAGCACGGCGGCGAAGCCGCTCGCCTTCGCGTCGGGTCCGCTCGAGGGTTCGTCGGCCGCGCCGATCAAGAGCGCCGGAACGTTCTCGCAGCCGGGGATCGCGCGCAGCCGCTGCAGGAACCCGAGCGCGTCGCCGCCGGCCCGCCGGTCGACGACCGCGACGTCGAACGCGCAGCGCCGCGCGGCGGCGGCGCGCGCGAGCTCGAGCGCGTGGACCGCGTTCGCGGTGCTCGTCGCCACCGCGCCCCAGCCGAGCAGATACTGGTCGACGACCTGGCGGGCTTCGGCTTCGGCGTCGACGACGAGGATGCGCGCGTCGCGCAGCAGGTCGGTGTGCAGCTCGTGATCGTCGTAGACCGGGTCGAACGAAACCGTGAACCAGAACGTCGAGCCGCGCCCGAGGCTGCTGTCGAAACCGATCTTTCCGCCCATCAGCTCGACGAGCCGGCGCGAGATCGAAAGGCCCAGCCCGGTGCCGCCGAAGCGGCGCCGCGTCGACTGATCGGCTTGGCGGAACGGCTCGAAGAGATGGTCGGCGACCTCGGGGGCGATCCCCGGCCCCGTGTCGGTGACCGAGAAGCGCAGCACGACGCGCTTTCCTTCGACGGAGTCGACGATCGCGCGCACCGTGACGCTCCCTTGCGCGGTGAACTTCACCGCGTTGCCGAGCAGGTTCAACAGCACTTGGCGCAGCCGGTCGGCGTCGCCCAGGACGCGGCGCGGTACGTCGGGACCGACGTACGTCGAAAGCGCCAGACCTTTCTTGCGCGCCGCCGAGGTGAGGATGTCGGTCGCGTTCTCGACCGCGACGACCGGCGCGAACGCGACATTTTCCAGCTCCATCCGGCCGGCTTCGATCTTCGAGAAGTCGAGGATGTCGTTGACGATCACCAGCAGCGAGTCGGCCGAGTCGCGCACCGTCGTCGCGTACTCGCGCGCTTCCTCGGAGAGCGGCGTCTGCAGCAGCAGCTCCGACATCCCGACCACCGCGTTGATCGGCGTGCGGATCTCGTGGCTCATCGTCGCGAGGAACTGCGACTTCACCTCGGCGGCCTCGATCGCGCGGTCGTGCGCGGCGCGGATCGCTTCGTCCGCGGCCTTGCGCTGGGTGATGTCGCGCAAGATGATGATCGTCTCGCCGAACGCGCGCGTCACGTCTCGCCCGCGCGCGAACTCGACCGGGAAGAGCGTTCCGCGCGCGTCGCGTCCGACCGTCTCGACGATGCTCGTCTCGGCGACGGCGGCGACGTTCGCGTAATCGGGCAGGATGCGCGAGATCGGCGTCCCGGTCAGGTCCTCGGCGACGAAACCGAACAGCGCCGCCGCGGCGGGGTTCACCGAGGCGACCGCGTCGCGCGAATCGACCGTCACCAGCGCGTCCGCGACGCCGTCGACGATCCCGCGCAGGCGGCGCTCGCTGGTCGAAAGCGTCCGCGCGAGCCGGTTCGACTCGCTGAGCAGCGCGACGACCAAGAACGTCGTCGCGACGACGACGTCGATGCGCGAGAAGTACCAGCCTACGCTGTAGCGGCCGCCGCCCAATGCGTTCAGCAGCGACTCGATCAGCAGCGCCGCCGCGGGAACGGTGAGCCACGCGTCGACGACCGACCGGTTCGCGCGGCGCCAGAGCTGCATCAGCGCGATCCCGCTCAGCACCACGACCGACCCCAGCGCGAGGTAGATCGGCCAGGTGTAGTTGCCCTCGTTCAACAGCGTGGGCAGCCGCTCGTCGAAGATCAGCACGAGCTGCACGGCGACGAACGCGGCGATGATGGTTCCGATCACGGCCGCGCCCGTCCGGCCGGGGCCGACGCGGCGGTTCCCGGCGATCGGCGCTAGGATCGCGTAGGCGGCGAACGCCGCCGGCAGCGCCGTGTGCCAGACGATCCAGAGGTACGTTCCGGTCGCCGCCGTCGTCCCGATCAGCGCCGCCGTCCCCACGCCGGGGAAGGTCAGTACGTACGGAACGAAGACCAGCGCGCTGAATAGCGAGCCGCAGGCCAGCACGAGCAGCGCCAGCTTCCGCGAGAGCGCGAACTGGCCGAACAGGATCGTCGCGGTGATCGCGAGGCCCATCAGCACCGCGCCGCCGTAGAGCGTGACGAAACCGGGGAACGTCCCGAGGACGGTCCGCGCGAAGGGTGCGGCGGCTAGCGCGATCACCCCGAGGGCTGCGATCGCGATCAGGGCCGCTCGACGCTGCTGCGGCGGTGCCGGGAGCGTCGCGAGATCGAGGGCCGGCGAGTTCACGTGCTCTTCGGGTTCTCGGCCGGTCGCGGAGCGCCCGCGAAAACGCTTGCTCGGAACGCTAAGAATCGGTAACTTCGACGAACATCGCATCGCCGAATGAAAAGAATCGGTATCGTTCGGCGATCGCCGCTTGATATGCGCGGCGTACGCGAGCGTACCCAGCGAATGCGCTCACCAGCACCAGCAGCGTCGAGCGGGGCAGGTGGAAGTTCGTCAGCAGCGCGTCGACGATGCGGAACGTGAAGCCGGGGGTGACGAACAGGGCGGTCTCTCCTTCGCCCGCCCGGACCGTACCGTCGCGCAACGCGGCGCCTTCGAGCGCGCGGAGCACCGTCGTCCCGGCCGCGACCACGCGCCGCCCGTCACGCTTCGCGGCGGCGACGGCCTCGGCGGTTTCGGCCGGTATCGCATAGCGCTCGGCGTGCATCACGTGCTCGTCGACCGTCGCGCCGCCGAGCGGGCGGAAGGTGCCGATCCCGACGTCGAGCACGAGCGGCGCGACGATCACGCCGCGCGCGCGCACGTACTCCAGCAGCTCGGGCGTGAAGTGCAGCGAGGCGGTCGGCGCCGCCACGCTGCCGGGGACGCGCGCGAACACGGTTTGATACCGCTCGGCGCGCGCCGCGTCGCCCGAGCCGACGTACGGCGGCAGCGGCATCTCTCCGTGCGCCTCGAGCAGCGCGCCGACGTCGACGTCCTCGTCGAAGCGCACGACCCGCGGGCCGTCGGAAAGCACTTCAACGATCGTCGCGCGCGCGTTGCCGGCGCGCACGCGCGCGCCGGTGCGCAGCTTGCGGCCGGGGCGCACGAGCGCGAGCCACTCGCGCGCCGCCGGATCGAACGCCGCCTGCGCGCGCGGGCGCAGCAGCAGCAGCTCGGCCGCACCGCCGCCGTCGCGCTCGACGTGCAGGCGCGCGCGCACGACGCGCGTCTCGTTGATCACCAGCACGTCGCCGGCGCGCAGCAGGGAAGGAAAATCGGCGAACGTCCGGTGCTCGAGCGCATCGCCTTTTCCGACGACGAGCAGCCGCGCGGCGTCGCGCCGCGCCGCCGGCTCGCGCGCGATCAGCTCCGGCGGCAGCGCGTAGTCGTAGGCCGCCGCCGCGCGCGGCCCTTCGTTCTTCAGGAGGTGGGAACGCGTTGGCGTTCGATGTCGAGAAACGACTGCAGGCGGCTGCGGTCCTCGTCGTTCAGGTCGAGGAACTGCACGCCGACTTGAAAGGTGTCGCGCTCGAGCGCGCGCACCCAGCGCACCTCGCCGAGCACGCGCAGAAACGGCGAGCGTTTCATCGTGAACGTGTAGCGCGTCCCTTTCGGCAGGTACTGCTCGGAGATCACCCGCATCCCGGTCGCGCTGACGTCGGCGACCGCGCCGCGGAAGAGCGTGAACGAGGGCTTGTCCTCGACGACGACGTCGATGAACTTCCGCAGGCGAACGCTGTCGTCGGCGCGTTTCTCGTCTTCCACGCGTTTCTCGTCAGCCATCGCTCACACCCGTACCCGGAAAGTAGAACGCCAGAATCTGCGCCGCCGAGGCGCCGGCCGACGCGAAGAACTTCGCCCCCCATTGACAGAGCCCGACGCCGTGACCACGCCCCGCCCCTTCGATGACGAGCCGCGGCACCGCCTGCGCCGGGTCGATGCGAACCGAGCGCAGCCACAGGCTGCGGACCACGTCCGAGCCGAGCGCGCGGCGGAAATCGGCGACCGGGACTGTGGCGACGATCGTCCCCAGCAAGGCGACCTCGCGCGGCCGGCCGGTATCGTCCGGATCGCT includes the following:
- a CDS encoding response regulator; this encodes MNSPALDLATLPAPPQQRRAALIAIAALGVIALAAAPFARTVLGTFPGFVTLYGGAVLMGLAITATILFGQFALSRKLALLVLACGSLFSALVFVPYVLTFPGVGTAALIGTTAATGTYLWIVWHTALPAAFAAYAILAPIAGNRRVGPGRTGAAVIGTIIAAFVAVQLVLIFDERLPTLLNEGNYTWPIYLALGSVVVLSGIALMQLWRRANRSVVDAWLTVPAAALLIESLLNALGGGRYSVGWYFSRIDVVVATTFLVVALLSESNRLARTLSTSERRLRGIVDGVADALVTVDSRDAVASVNPAAAALFGFVAEDLTGTPISRILPDYANVAAVAETSIVETVGRDARGTLFPVEFARGRDVTRAFGETIIILRDITQRKAADEAIRAAHDRAIEAAEVKSQFLATMSHEIRTPINAVVGMSELLLQTPLSEEAREYATTVRDSADSLLVIVNDILDFSKIEAGRMELENVAFAPVVAVENATDILTSAARKKGLALSTYVGPDVPRRVLGDADRLRQVLLNLLGNAVKFTAQGSVTVRAIVDSVEGKRVVLRFSVTDTGPGIAPEVADHLFEPFRQADQSTRRRFGGTGLGLSISRRLVELMGGKIGFDSSLGRGSTFWFTVSFDPVYDDHELHTDLLRDARILVVDAEAEARQVVDQYLLGWGAVATSTANAVHALELARAAAARRCAFDVAVVDRRAGGDALGFLQRLRAIPGCENVPALLIGAADEPSSGPDAKASGFAAVLRKPIRQGVLRDALAAALGVEPEKAAAAAPAAKLEHEREEGAISILVAEDNPVNRKLALQQLKKLGYRAHAVADGREAIDAVAHGAYDVVLMDCQMPEVDGFEATREIRRAEAARGGHVPIVAMTANALEGDREACLAAGMDDYLAKPVQLAALRAAVERFANGVGVAG
- a CDS encoding PilZ domain-containing protein; this translates as MADEKRVEDEKRADDSVRLRKFIDVVVEDKPSFTLFRGAVADVSATGMRVISEQYLPKGTRYTFTMKRSPFLRVLGEVRWVRALERDTFQVGVQFLDLNDEDRSRLQSFLDIERQRVPTS
- the queA gene encoding tRNA preQ1(34) S-adenosylmethionine ribosyltransferase-isomerase QueA gives rise to the protein MKNEGPRAAAAYDYALPPELIAREPAARRDAARLLVVGKGDALEHRTFADFPSLLRAGDVLVINETRVVRARLHVERDGGGAAELLLLRPRAQAAFDPAAREWLALVRPGRKLRTGARVRAGNARATIVEVLSDGPRVVRFDEDVDVGALLEAHGEMPLPPYVGSGDAARAERYQTVFARVPGSVAAPTASLHFTPELLEYVRARGVIVAPLVLDVGIGTFRPLGGATVDEHVMHAERYAIPAETAEAVAAAKRDGRRVVAAGTTVLRALEGAALRDGTVRAGEGETALFVTPGFTFRIVDALLTNFHLPRSTLLVLVSAFAGYARVRRAYQAAIAERYRFFSFGDAMFVEVTDS